ACGGGCGCGACAATGCTTAGTGGTTGTCGTGGAGACGTCCGCGAGGCGAGCGCGTCGTACGGCGACCCCGCTCGTTGGTCACGTGGGCGCCGGGCGATCGAAGAGGCAACACCGATGGGCGAGGGGTACGCATGACTGACACCGGCCAGGTTCCGGGCGAGGGTCTCCCGGACAGTGCGGGCATGGTGGATCAGCAGGCCATCCCCGCCCCGGTCCAGATCCCGGCACCGGCTACCGGGAGCTACGCCTTCCAGGACCTCGTGGACGACCCGGCCGAACCGGAGGACGAGGAACTGCTGCTCATGCCGAGCGGCCAGGGCGCGTGGAGCGACCCGCAGGTGGTGCCGCCCGCCCCCGCCTTCCCCGCCCCGTCCTACGCGGACGCGCCCTACGGCGCCGAGCCCGCCTACCAGCAGGCTCCGGCCGCGTACGCCGAGCCCGCCGCGTACCCCGACTTCACCCGGCCCGCCTACCCCGAGGCCTCCTACAGCGCGGGTGCCCACGAGGCCGGCGGCCGCGACTCCGGCTCCCTCGACCTCGGCGGACTCGTCGGCCCGCCCCCGGTCGCCACCCCGATCCCGGTCGCGCCCGCCACCCCCATCCGCCGTCCGCTGCACATGGGCCCGCCCGTCCCCGAGGCCACCGGCGGCGTCGTACGGTCCCTCGCGGACCGCGGCCCGGCCGCCGCCCCGGCCCCCGCCGCCCCGAACGTCCCGACGCGCCAGGCGGGCCCGCCGACCACCGGCCCCGAGTACCTGGACATCCCCCGCGCGGAGCACGCCCCGCAGCTCGGCGAGATCCCGCCGCAGGCCGGCGCCCCGTGGACCCCTGAGCCCGCCTTCACCCCCGGACCGGCCCCCGAACCCGCCCCGGCCCCGGCCCCGGAGCCGGAGCCGGTGGAGGCACCCGCGGCGACGGTGGTCCGGCCCCCGGCCGCCGAGGACGCCCCGGCCCCCGAGGCCGAACCCCTCCCGGCACCGCCCGTCGAGGAAGCCCCGGCGGCCGAGGCCCCGGTGGCGGCCGAGCCGTTGGCGGAGCCCGCGGCCGAGACGGCCGAGCCCGAGGCACCCGCGGCAATCGAGGCACCCGCGGCATCCGAGGCACCCGAGGCGGCGCCGGTGCAGACCCCGGCGGCCGAGGCACCGGCGGAACCGGTCGAAGCGGCGCCCGCCGAACCCGAGACGGCGCCCGAGACGGCAGCCGCGGAAGCGCCGGAAGCGGACGCGACCGGCGCGGAGCCCGCCGACGGGGCAGTGGCGGCGGAGCCGGTCGCTCCGGCCGAGCCGGCCGGAGAGGCACCCCCGCCCGCGCCGGTGCCCGCACCCGAGCCCGAGCCCGCACCCGAGCCCGAGCCCGTACCCGCGCCCGAGCCCGCACCGGCGGCCCCCGCGGCCGAGGCGGTCACGGAGGCCGAAGAGGGCGCACCGGCGCGTGCCGCGGAGGCGGCCGAAGCGGAGGTGGAGACGCCGGTGGAGACGCGGGTCGAGGCTGCGCCGGCGGCACCGCACGAGGCGTCCACGGCACCGGACGAGGCACCGGCCGCGGCCGTCGCCGTGGCCGCGGACGTCCCGGCGGAGGCCGAGGCGGCGCCGGCGGCCGCGGAAGAGGTATCGATGGCCCAGGGCGGCGAAGCGGCTCCCGCCTACGCCGACGCCGAGCGCGAGGCGGTGCTGCGCGTGATGCGCGAGCGCCGCGACATCCGCAAGGGCTTCCGCACCGACCCCATCCCGCACGAGGTGCTGCTCCGCGTCCTGGAGGCGGCCCACACCGCACCCAGCGTCGGCCACTCCCAGCCCTGGGACTTCGTCGTCATCCGCTCGGCCGAGACCCGTCGCACGATGCACGAGCTCGCCGAGCGCCAGCGCGAGGCCTACGCCAAGTCGCTGCCCAAGGGCCGCGCGAAGCAGTTCAAGGAACTGAAGATCGAGGCCATCCTCGACACCCCGGTGAACATCGTCGTCACCGCCGACCCCACCCGCGGCGGCCGCCACACCCTCGGCCGGCACACCCAGCCGCAGATGGCCCCGTACTCGTCCGCCCTCGCGGTGGAGAACCTCTGGCTCGCCGCCCGCGCCGAGGGCCTCGGCGTCGGCTGGGTCAGCTTCTTCGACGAGCGCGAGATGGTCCGCGAGCTGGGCCTGCCCGAACACCTGGAAGTCGTCGCCTACCTGTGCGTCGGGTACGTCGACGAGTTCCCGGAGGAGCCCGAGCTGGCGCAGGCCGGCTGGTCCCAGCGCCGACCGCTGTCCTGGGTCGTCCACGAGGAGACGTACGGCCGTCGCGCGCTGCCCGGCGAGGAGCCGCACGACCTGCTCTCGGAGACCGTCGCCAGCATCCGGCCCCTCGACGCCAAGGCGCTCGGCGAGGCCTGGGAGCGCCAGAAGCGCATGACCAAGCCCGCCGGGGCCCTGGGCATGCTCGAAATCATCTCCGCGCAGCTCGCCGGGCTCTCCCGGGTCTGCCCGCCGCCCATCCCCGAACCGGCCGCCGTCGCGATCTTCGCCGGCGACCACGGGGTGCACGCGCAGGGCGTCACCCCCTGGCCGCAGGAGGTCACCACGCAGATGGTGGCCAACTTCCTGGGCGGCGGCGCGGTCTGCAACGCGT
Above is a window of Streptomyces subrutilus DNA encoding:
- the cobT gene encoding nicotinate-nucleotide--dimethylbenzimidazole phosphoribosyltransferase, translated to MTDTGQVPGEGLPDSAGMVDQQAIPAPVQIPAPATGSYAFQDLVDDPAEPEDEELLLMPSGQGAWSDPQVVPPAPAFPAPSYADAPYGAEPAYQQAPAAYAEPAAYPDFTRPAYPEASYSAGAHEAGGRDSGSLDLGGLVGPPPVATPIPVAPATPIRRPLHMGPPVPEATGGVVRSLADRGPAAAPAPAAPNVPTRQAGPPTTGPEYLDIPRAEHAPQLGEIPPQAGAPWTPEPAFTPGPAPEPAPAPAPEPEPVEAPAATVVRPPAAEDAPAPEAEPLPAPPVEEAPAAEAPVAAEPLAEPAAETAEPEAPAAIEAPAASEAPEAAPVQTPAAEAPAEPVEAAPAEPETAPETAAAEAPEADATGAEPADGAVAAEPVAPAEPAGEAPPPAPVPAPEPEPAPEPEPVPAPEPAPAAPAAEAVTEAEEGAPARAAEAAEAEVETPVETRVEAAPAAPHEASTAPDEAPAAAVAVAADVPAEAEAAPAAAEEVSMAQGGEAAPAYADAEREAVLRVMRERRDIRKGFRTDPIPHEVLLRVLEAAHTAPSVGHSQPWDFVVIRSAETRRTMHELAERQREAYAKSLPKGRAKQFKELKIEAILDTPVNIVVTADPTRGGRHTLGRHTQPQMAPYSSALAVENLWLAARAEGLGVGWVSFFDEREMVRELGLPEHLEVVAYLCVGYVDEFPEEPELAQAGWSQRRPLSWVVHEETYGRRALPGEEPHDLLSETVASIRPLDAKALGEAWERQKRMTKPAGALGMLEIISAQLAGLSRVCPPPIPEPAAVAIFAGDHGVHAQGVTPWPQEVTTQMVANFLGGGAVCNAFANQVGAEVCVIDVGVAGDLPATPGLLPRKVRPGTADLSVGPAMSREEAVAAIEVGIETARDLVAAGNKALLTGEMGIANTTVSAALISVFTGADPAEVTGRGTGINDETHARKVEVVRRALDLHQPDPADPVGVLAAVGGLEHAAIVGLLLGGASLRTPVILDGVSAGAAALVARAIAPESLSACIAGHRSAEPGHVAALNALGLRPLVDLDLRLGEGTGALLALPLVQSAARAMHEVATFDSAGVTEK